GCGTTGAACCTCTAGGTATTGTAAACTTAGAGGCCATGGCCTGTTCTAAGGCAGTCATTGCCTCAAGAGTAGGCGGTATACCAGAGGTAGTTGAGCACGGTGTAAATGGGTTATTAGTTGAGCCTGCGGATGTCAAGGTGCTTGCTAGAGCCATAAAAAGATTATTAGTTGATAAGGACTTAAGAGTTAAACTCGGCAGAAACGGCAGGCGCATGCTAGAGGCTGGAGAATTTTCTTGGCAGAGGCTATCTCGTAGATACCTAAAACTGTATAGAGAATTTTTATAAATAATGCAGAATAATTCCTTCGACTTTAATTTAGCTTCAAAGATAAAGAACAAAGAGGCAGGCATAAGAGATATACGCAATAGGAATGGAATATGTGAAGGCTTGCCTGCGGTTTTAACCATCGTTGATACTACAAGATGTAATTTAGACTGCATAATGTGTGTAAGAAATAAAGGCTACTTACAAACTGCTTTAAGGTCTTTTAAGCGCTATAGTCGGCGTAGAGATGAGACTGTCATGAATTTTAATCTGTTTAAAAAAATAGCCAGCGAGATGTTTCCTCATATTAGCCGAGTTTGCTTAAGCGTAGCAGGGGAGCCTTTTATTAATCCAAATTTTCCTAGACAGCTAGAGCTAATTGAATCCTATAAGGTTTGGCTAGACCTCTTTACTAACGCTACTCTCATACCCAAGGATGAGCTTTTGAGGAGATTAGTTAATAGGCTATCGCGCATGGTAGTTTCTATTGATGGCGCCAGCAAGAAGACTTACGAGAGCATAAGAAAAGGAGCTAGATTCCAGGAGGTTATAGATAATATTAAGCGTCTTAATACAGAAAGAATGAAGATAGATAAAGAAATAAGGCCTAAGCTCGTCTTCTGGTTTGTATTGATGAGAAGGAATATCGAGGAATTGCCAGAATATGTGCGCTTAGCCCATAGCCTGGGGGCAGACGGGATAGGTGCGGCGCATGTTACTATATTCAAGAAAAGCTTAGAGAAAGAATCGTTGGTTTATCACAAACAGTTAGCCAACCGCTATTTAAAACAGGCAAGAGATTTAATTGACAAATTGGGCCTGGAGACTTTTGATTTTCCTCCTTTGTTTTCGCAGGTTCCTGTTTCGCAAGATAAAGTTGATACTCCAATGCCTAATTCGCCGTGCAAATTTCTCTGGAGAGAGGCGGTCATTGAATTAAATGGAGATGTTTATCCTTGTTGTGCTCCCGAGAAAACCGGTTTACTGATGGGAAATGTCAGCAAGCAATCTTTCAGAGAAATCTGGAGTGGTAAGCGCTATCAGATATTAAGGGCAAGTTTTGAGGATGGCTATTTATATCCACCTTGCAAGAATTGTTATCAACGATTAAAAGATCGTACCTCAGATAACAGCGGTATCTATTTTTTCGAAAACGTATAGTTAGGCCTTAAGAAAGTAATTATGAATATAACAATTTTTCCTCATGCCTATTTGCCTAGCGTAGGGGGCGTAGAAGAGGTAGTCAGAAATCTAGCCAGAGAATTTAAGGCAAAAGGCCATCGTGTAGGACTAATAGTATTTGTTCCACTTAGAAGATTCAGGGCACGTGAGATTATTGAAGGAATAGAAGTTAGAAGATTCTATGTTCCCTTTGTAATATTGCCCTATAGAGTGAGCTGGCGAGCTTTTCTTGATGTAGTTGAAATGCTTGTTTGTTTGCCTCTTGCCCTGGTTAGAATAGCGCGCATACTCAAAGAAAATAATAGCCAAATAATACACATACATTATATTGGCGTAAATGCATTTTATATTTGGTTGCTTTCCTATTTTCTCTCCTTAAAATACATCGTAAGTTTGCACGGCTTTAATTTACAAGTAATACCTTTCCTGAAAGGCGCAAGCAGAGCTGTTCTTAATTTTGTTTTTAAGTCTATATTGCAGCGCGCCAGTTTTGTTACTGCCTGTTCTGAGTATCTACTTGATGATGCAAAAGAAAGAGTCCCCCAGATAAGAAATAAGTCTTGTGTTATCCCCAATGGCATAGATTTGGATGAGTTTAAGCATAACGGCCGCAGTTTAATAGATTATCCCTACATCCTTTGCCTGGGAAGACTGCATGCACCCTTTAAAGGTTTTGATATTGCCCTGCTTGCACTCAAGGATATACTAGATTCAGGCCTTGATATAAATCTGGTTCTAGCCGGAGACGGGCCAGCCCGCACTTCTTATGAGAGATTGATAA
This window of the Candidatus Omnitrophota bacterium genome carries:
- a CDS encoding radical SAM protein → MQNNSFDFNLASKIKNKEAGIRDIRNRNGICEGLPAVLTIVDTTRCNLDCIMCVRNKGYLQTALRSFKRYSRRRDETVMNFNLFKKIASEMFPHISRVCLSVAGEPFINPNFPRQLELIESYKVWLDLFTNATLIPKDELLRRLVNRLSRMVVSIDGASKKTYESIRKGARFQEVIDNIKRLNTERMKIDKEIRPKLVFWFVLMRRNIEELPEYVRLAHSLGADGIGAAHVTIFKKSLEKESLVYHKQLANRYLKQARDLIDKLGLETFDFPPLFSQVPVSQDKVDTPMPNSPCKFLWREAVIELNGDVYPCCAPEKTGLLMGNVSKQSFREIWSGKRYQILRASFEDGYLYPPCKNCYQRLKDRTSDNSGIYFFENV
- a CDS encoding glycosyltransferase family 4 protein; protein product: MNITIFPHAYLPSVGGVEEVVRNLAREFKAKGHRVGLIVFVPLRRFRAREIIEGIEVRRFYVPFVILPYRVSWRAFLDVVEMLVCLPLALVRIARILKENNSQIIHIHYIGVNAFYIWLLSYFLSLKYIVSLHGFNLQVIPFLKGASRAVLNFVFKSILQRASFVTACSEYLLDDAKERVPQIRNKSCVIPNGIDLDEFKHNGRSLIDYPYILCLGRLHAPFKGFDIALLALKDILDSGLDINLVLAGDGPARTSYERLIRLLKIEKNVHLFGLANRKDAVNLIRNCQFFVMPSRVEPLGIVNLEAMACSKAVIASRVGGIPEVVEHGLTGLLVESCSEKALAAAIKRLMEDKNLRIRLGRNGRLKAEQRGFSWEFIADKHLEISKGFLNYED